Proteins co-encoded in one Acipenser ruthenus chromosome 3, fAciRut3.2 maternal haplotype, whole genome shotgun sequence genomic window:
- the LOC117394953 gene encoding GSK-3-binding protein-like — protein MPCRKENYILLEQSVTVDSKEVDALVTKIGEALQLHNNNNTSTTTAANQKTVSCLHSNNNHSKQSNAALQKRPGCCIRLGNRANRNRGSPYSIPQDTNQEWGSLRTWNRKKIDVSQEDDPHQLLQELILSGNLIKEAVKRLQLSAAERADHSTCTTGDNLQW, from the coding sequence ATGCCTTGTCGAAAGGAGAATTACATTCTTTTAGAGCAGTCTGTCACCGTGGACTCGAAAGAGGTGGACGCTCTAGTAACCAAAATCGGCGAAGCATTGCAGcttcacaacaacaataatacgaGTACTACCACTGCTGCTAATCAGAAAACAGTGTCATGTCTTCATAGTAACAACAACCACTCCAAGCAGAGTAATGCAGCGCTTCAAAAACGACCCGGCTGCTGTATTCGACTCGGGAATCGGGCTAATCGAAACCGGGGGAGCCCGTATTCAATACCACAGGACACCAATCAAGAGTGGGGGAGTTTGAGGACCTGGAATCGAAAGAAAATCGACGTTTCTCAGGAGGACGACCCCCACCAGCTTCTTCAGGAATTGATTTTGTCTGGAAACCTGATCAAGGAGGCAGTGAAACGCCTTCAGCTCTCTGCGGCAGAACGTGCAGACCATTCCACATGTACCACCGGCGATAATCTGCAATGGTAA